One segment of Solanum lycopersicum chromosome 1, SLM_r2.1 DNA contains the following:
- the LOC101252807 gene encoding pumilio homolog 12 translates to MLPVVVKKMENGVNELENDEFEKLLGEIPNVTSGNSYSEESGVINCPKDINLTSSNGDGSKLIGVTETYMSNEIILGKLKEFCNRVEQLPNKRFESEEINLPNEQAIASAFAELRVKEGAFSAPMANSTPLLDHLAVVNGQCKNSLGKIPSNLDSQVLVVPSPRTPNNLSSSFNGFSPSIGGHQSGYVHTMENISAAVALPPGVPGVHLLPPIHRVDIPVISNQQHFFLDVTSPVPYFHSQIKRHHGPCRHIEEEQHYFLYMQQLHAQQLDNQYPIQLNGSITSRSINSSSRQPFSEMPIPHFNQQVSRSINPLSSLFCSMGSDVLQGLDKTDKQYIPERMLRRSHGPEPVKSAKFGSFGGTNYLSNMNRNRRVFPNAYSKRSFHSPSAESRLDCLESRSFSPDVVDLKFHRWSQSREYNLIDDFAGRIFLMAKDQNGCRFLQRKFAEGSSEDVEKIFPEIIVHIVELMIDPFGNYLVQKLLEVCNEGQRMQILRSITRIAGDLVRISCDMHGTRAVQKVIETLKTPEQFSMIVSSLKPGLVNLIKDMNGNHVAQRCLQYLTPEYKEFLFEAAITNCVELATDRHGCCVLQKCLSQSDGGQRNRLIYEITSNALVLSQDPFGNYVVQYIFDIRLSWATTNIFDQVRGKFGDLSMQKYSSNVVEKCLKHVDEERSSYIIEELLSDPRLDQIMQDPYGNYVIQAALNISKGTLHTALVEAVRAHVPVLRTSPYGKKVLSCNSLKK, encoded by the exons ATGCTGCCTGTTGTTGTTAAGAAAATGGAGAATGGGGTGAATGAACTGGAAAATGATGAGTTTGAGAAACTTCTGGGTGAGATTCCAAATGTTACTTCTGGGAATTCATATTCTGAGGAATCAGGTGTCATCAATTGTCCAAAAGATATTAATTTGACATCCTCAAATGGGGATGGGTCAAAGCTTATTGGTGTTACTGAGACATATATGAGCAATGAGATAATATTAGGCAAGTTAAAGGAATTTTGTAACCGAGTTGAGCAGCTACCTAACAAGAGGTTTGAGTCTGAAGAAATAAACTTACCGAATGAACAGGCTATAGCGTCTGCATTTGCTGAGTTGCGTGTAAAAGAAGGTGCCTTCTCAGCTCCTATGGCTAATTCTACGCCGTTGCTGGACCATTTAGCTGTTGTGAATGGACAATGCAAAAATAGCTTAGGTAAAATCCCTTCGAATTTGGATTCACAAGTTTTAGTTGTTCCCTCTCCAAGAACACCAAATAATCTATCCAGTTCTTTTAATGGATTTAGTCCAAGTATTGGTGGGCACCAAAGTGGATATGTACATACAATGGAAAACATATCTGCAGCTGTAGCATTACCTCCTGGAGTGCCAGGTGTTCACCTACTTCCACCAATTCATCGTGTAGATATTCCAGTAATTTCCAATCAACAACATTTTTTCTTGGATGTTACATCACCTGTTCCGTACTTTCACTCACAAATTAAACGACACCATGGACCATGTCGACACATTGAAGAGGAACAacattatttcttatatatgCAGCAACTTCACGCTCAGCAATTAGATAATCAGTATCCAATTCAACTTAATGGGTCAATCACAAGTAGATCAATCAATAGTAGCTCCCGGCAACCATTCAGTGAGATGCCGATTCCTCACTTCAACCAGCAAGTTTCAAGAAGTATAAACCCGTTAAGTTCCCTGTTTTGCTCAATGGGTTCTGATGTGCTGCAAGGTTTAGACAAAACAGATAAACAATACATTCCTGAAAGAATGTTAAGAAGATCACATGGACCGGAGCCAGTTAAGTCTGCTAAATTTGGTTCTTTTGGAGGAACCAACTATCTTTCAAATATGAATCGAAATAGAAGAGTTTTTCCCAACGCTTATTCGAAGCGTAGTTTCCATTCTCCAAGTGCAGAATCTCGTTTGGATTGTCTAGAATCAAGAAGCTTTTCTCCTGATGTTGTTGATCTCAAATTTCATCGGTGGTCACAGTCTCGGGAGTataatttaattgatgattttgcTGGAAGAATCTTTCTCATGGCAAAGGATCAAAATGGATGTCGCTTCTTGCAGAGGAAATTTGCTGAAGGATCTTCAGAAGATGTTGAAAAGATCTTTCCTGAGATTATTGTGCACATCGTGGAGCTCATGATTGACCCCTTTGGCAATTACCTTGTTCAAAAGCTTCTTGAAGTGTGCAACGAAGGTCAGAGAATGCAGATACTTCGTTCAATCACTAGAATAGCTGGGGATCTTGTAAGAATTTCATGTGACATGCACGG GACCCGAGCTGTTCAAAAAGTTATTGAAACTCTTAAAACACCAGAGCAGTTTTCCATGATTGTCTCCTCATTGAAACCTGGTTTAGTGAATTTAATCAAGGACATGAACGGTAACCATGTTGCGCAGCGGTGCTTGCAATACTTAACACCTGAGTATAAAGAA tTCCTGTTTGAAGCTGCTATTACCAATTGTGTCGAACTTGCTACAGATCGTCATGGTTGCTGTGTGCTACAGAAATGTCTTAGCCAATCTGACGGTGGACAAAGAAATCGATTAATCTATGAGATCACTTCTAATGCATTGGTACTTTCTCAAGATCCATTTGG GAATTATGTTGTGCAATATATTTTTGACATTCGTCTTTCCTGGGCAACAACAAATATCTTTGACCAGGTGCGGGGTAAATTTGGAGACCTTTCTATGCAAAAATACAGCAGTAATGTGGTAGAGAAATGTCTTAAGCATGTGGATGAAGAACGTTCTTCATATATCATTGAGGAGCTGTTAAGTGATCCTCGACTAGACCAGatcatgcaagacccatatgGCAATTATGTTATCCAAGCTGCTCTAAATATCTCAAAG GGAACCTTGCATACTGCACTGGTGGAGGCTGTGAGAGCCCATGTTCCTGTTCTACGGACCAGTCCTTATGGAAAGAAGGTCCTCTCATGCAATAgtcttaaaaaataa